A single genomic interval of Streptomyces sp. 1222.5 harbors:
- a CDS encoding ATP-binding cassette domain-containing protein produces the protein MTDSAIAAHELRKSYGDKTVLDGVDLAVPQGTIFSLLGPNGAGKTTVVKILSTLVSPGPGSGPIRVAGHDLARDPRAVRAAIGVTGQFSAVDGLITGEENMLLMADLHHLSRREGRRVAAELLERFDLGEAARKPAATYSGGMKRRLDIAMTLVGAPRVIFLDEPTTGLDPRSRHTMWQIIRELVTGGVTVFLTTQYLEEADELADRIAVLHDGGIAAEGTAEELKRLVPGGHVRLRFTDPAVYRSAVSALGEAVRDDEALALQVPGDGGQRALRSLLDRLDTVGVEADELTVHTPDLDDVFFALTGGAGIPDQPNQSKESVR, from the coding sequence ATGACCGACTCGGCCATCGCGGCGCACGAACTGCGCAAGTCCTACGGCGACAAGACCGTCCTCGACGGTGTCGACCTGGCCGTCCCACAGGGAACGATCTTCTCCCTGCTCGGCCCGAACGGCGCCGGCAAGACGACCGTCGTCAAGATCCTCTCCACCCTCGTCTCCCCCGGCCCCGGCTCCGGCCCGATCCGGGTCGCCGGCCACGACCTCGCCAGGGACCCGCGGGCCGTGCGCGCCGCGATCGGCGTCACCGGGCAGTTCTCCGCCGTCGACGGCCTGATCACCGGCGAGGAGAACATGCTCCTCATGGCGGACCTGCACCACCTCTCCCGCCGCGAGGGACGACGGGTCGCCGCCGAACTGCTGGAGCGCTTCGACCTCGGCGAGGCCGCGAGGAAGCCGGCCGCCACCTACTCCGGCGGTATGAAGCGCCGCCTCGACATCGCCATGACCCTGGTCGGCGCCCCGCGGGTCATCTTCCTCGACGAGCCGACCACGGGGCTCGACCCGCGCTCCCGGCACACCATGTGGCAGATCATCCGCGAACTCGTCACGGGCGGTGTCACCGTCTTCCTCACCACCCAGTACCTGGAGGAGGCCGACGAGCTCGCCGACCGGATCGCCGTGCTGCACGACGGCGGGATCGCCGCCGAGGGCACGGCCGAGGAGCTGAAGCGGCTGGTTCCCGGCGGACACGTGCGGCTGCGTTTCACCGACCCGGCCGTGTACCGGAGCGCCGTCTCCGCCCTGGGCGAGGCCGTCCGGGACGACGAGGCCCTCGCGCTGCAGGTCCCGGGCGACGGCGGCCAGCGGGCACTGCGTTCCCTCCTCGACCGGCTGGACACGGTCGGCGTCGAGGCCGACGAACTGACCGTGCACACCCCCGACCTCGACGACGTCTTCTTCGCCCTGACCGGCGGCGCAGGCATCCCCGACCAGCCGAACCAGTCCAAGGAGTCCGTCCGATGA